From one Pseudomonas sp. B21-048 genomic stretch:
- the fabG gene encoding 3-oxoacyl-ACP reductase FabG produces the protein MTESVLVTGSSRGIGRAIALRLARAGHDIVLHCRSGLADAEAVKAEVEALGRTARILQFDVSDRARCKAILEADVETHGAYYGVVLNAGLTRDGAFPALSEEDWDLVMRTNLDGFYNVLHPVMMPMIRRRAAGRIVCITSVSGLIGNRGQVNYSASKAGLIGAAKALAIELGKRKITVNCVAPGLIDTAMLDENVPVEELMKMIPAQRMGTPEEVAGAVNFLMSAEASYITRQVLAVNGGLC, from the coding sequence ATGACTGAATCCGTACTGGTCACCGGCTCCAGCCGTGGTATCGGCCGCGCCATTGCATTGCGCTTGGCGCGGGCCGGGCATGACATTGTGCTGCACTGCCGCAGTGGCCTGGCAGACGCCGAAGCGGTCAAGGCCGAAGTCGAGGCCCTGGGCCGCACCGCTCGCATCCTGCAATTTGACGTGTCTGACCGTGCCCGTTGCAAAGCGATTCTTGAAGCCGACGTCGAAACCCACGGCGCCTATTACGGCGTGGTGCTCAACGCCGGCCTGACCCGCGACGGTGCTTTTCCGGCCCTGAGCGAAGAGGATTGGGATTTGGTGATGCGCACCAATCTCGACGGTTTCTACAACGTGCTGCACCCGGTGATGATGCCGATGATCCGTCGTCGCGCCGCCGGGCGAATTGTCTGCATTACTTCGGTGTCCGGGTTGATCGGCAATCGCGGCCAGGTCAATTACAGCGCATCCAAGGCCGGTCTGATCGGCGCAGCCAAGGCGCTGGCGATCGAACTGGGCAAGCGCAAAATCACGGTTAACTGTGTCGCACCCGGCCTGATCGACACGGCGATGCTCGATGAAAACGTGCCGGTGGAAGAACTGATGAAAATGATCCCCGCGCAACGCATGGGCACCCCGGAAGAGGTGGCCGGCGCGGTGAATTTCCTGATGTCGGCGGAAGCGTCGTACATCACCCGGCAGGTTCTGGCCGTCAATGGAGGCCTGTGCTGA
- a CDS encoding beta-ketoacyl-ACP synthase yields the protein MKRVVVTGMAGITSLGSDWETIAANFAANRSGIRRMDEWDRFTELSTRLAGPIDDFKVPSHWTRKQLRSMGRVSRLAVGAAEQALADAGLLGDESIKDGRMGVACGSSTGSTDEIKAFGNMLLNSVAEGLNANSYVRMMPHTTAANISIFFGLTGRLIPTSSACTSGSQGVGYAYESIKFGRLPLMLAGGAEELCPTEAMVFDALYATSLKNDAPQTSPRPYDTGRDGLVIGEGGGMLVLEELEHALARGAHIHAEIVGFGSNADGQHATRPEQITMRRAMELALEDAGLQPSDIGYVNGHGTATEQGDIAETLATSALFGEHMPISSQKSFLGHTLGACGALESWFSIEMMNRDQYVHTFNLDEVDPRCGKLDYLRGEFRQMSNQYVMNNNFAFGGVNTSLIFRRWS from the coding sequence ATGAAGCGCGTCGTCGTCACCGGCATGGCCGGCATCACCTCACTGGGCAGCGATTGGGAGACCATCGCCGCCAACTTCGCCGCCAACCGCAGCGGCATCCGCCGGATGGACGAGTGGGATCGTTTTACCGAACTCAGCACCCGCCTGGCCGGGCCGATCGATGACTTCAAGGTGCCGAGCCACTGGACCCGCAAGCAACTGCGCAGCATGGGCCGCGTTTCGCGCCTGGCCGTAGGCGCGGCTGAACAGGCCCTGGCGGACGCCGGTCTGCTGGGAGACGAATCGATCAAGGACGGGCGCATGGGCGTGGCCTGTGGCTCGTCCACCGGCAGCACCGACGAGATCAAGGCATTCGGCAATATGCTGCTCAACTCGGTGGCCGAAGGCTTGAACGCCAACTCCTACGTGCGGATGATGCCGCACACCACGGCGGCGAATATCAGCATCTTCTTCGGCCTCACCGGCAGGCTGATCCCGACCTCCAGCGCCTGCACCAGCGGCAGCCAGGGCGTCGGTTACGCCTACGAATCGATCAAGTTCGGCCGTCTGCCGCTGATGCTCGCCGGCGGCGCCGAAGAGTTGTGTCCGACCGAAGCCATGGTGTTCGATGCGCTCTACGCCACCAGCCTGAAAAACGATGCCCCGCAAACCAGCCCTCGCCCTTACGACACCGGCCGCGATGGCCTGGTAATCGGTGAAGGCGGCGGCATGCTGGTGCTCGAAGAGCTCGAACACGCCCTGGCACGCGGCGCACATATCCATGCCGAGATCGTCGGTTTCGGCAGCAACGCCGACGGTCAGCACGCCACCCGCCCCGAGCAAATCACCATGCGCCGGGCCATGGAACTCGCCCTGGAAGATGCCGGACTGCAGCCTTCGGACATCGGCTACGTGAACGGTCATGGCACCGCTACAGAACAGGGCGACATTGCCGAAACACTGGCCACCAGCGCATTGTTCGGCGAACACATGCCGATCAGTTCGCAGAAGAGTTTCCTCGGTCACACCCTGGGAGCCTGCGGCGCGCTGGAGTCCTGGTTTAGCATCGAAATGATGAACCGCGACCAATACGTGCACACCTTCAACCTTGATGAGGTCGATCCGCGGTGCGGCAAGCTCGATTACCTGCGCGGTGAGTTCCGGCAGATGAGCAATCAGTACGTGATGAACAACAATTTCGCTTTTGGTGGGGTCAACACCTCGTTGATTTTCCGCCGCTGGTCATAA
- a CDS encoding LysR family transcriptional regulator, protein MELRHLRYFIAVAEELHFGRAAQVLGISQPPLSQQIQALEQEVGARLFERTNRRVELSEAGRLFLEEARLVLAQVDKAADVARRAQLGELGELKIGFTSSAPFNSTIPQAIFSFRQRFPAVHLHLQEMSSTQVADALVDESIEVGIMRPLGLPDSLSVVELTREPLVAVLSSKHPLVSCSEEGLFLSALALEPFVFFPRSYGSGLYAQLLSLARDAGFSPHFAQEAGEAMTIIGLVAAGLGVSVLPASYQRMRIDGVVYRPLLDPEAVSAVWLVQRKDQKSPMAKAFVELLTRKVEPLMP, encoded by the coding sequence ATGGAATTACGCCACCTGCGCTACTTCATCGCCGTCGCCGAAGAACTGCATTTCGGCCGCGCCGCCCAAGTGCTGGGCATCTCGCAACCGCCGCTGAGCCAGCAGATTCAGGCGCTGGAGCAGGAGGTCGGTGCCCGCCTTTTCGAACGGACCAATCGTCGGGTCGAACTCAGTGAGGCGGGGCGGTTGTTTCTGGAAGAGGCGCGATTGGTACTGGCTCAGGTCGACAAAGCGGCGGATGTGGCACGGCGGGCACAGCTCGGTGAGTTGGGTGAACTGAAAATCGGCTTCACTTCATCGGCGCCGTTCAACTCGACCATTCCCCAGGCAATTTTCTCGTTTCGCCAGCGCTTTCCGGCGGTGCATTTGCATCTGCAGGAAATGAGCAGCACCCAAGTGGCCGATGCGCTGGTGGATGAGTCGATCGAAGTCGGCATCATGCGACCGCTGGGGTTGCCGGACTCGCTCAGCGTGGTGGAACTGACGCGCGAGCCATTGGTGGCGGTGCTCAGCTCCAAGCATCCGCTGGTGAGCTGCAGCGAAGAAGGCTTATTCCTCTCGGCGCTGGCCCTCGAACCGTTCGTATTTTTCCCACGTAGCTATGGCAGTGGTCTGTATGCCCAACTTCTCAGCTTGGCGCGGGATGCCGGTTTCAGCCCGCACTTTGCGCAAGAGGCTGGCGAGGCGATGACCATCATCGGGCTGGTGGCGGCGGGCTTGGGAGTGTCGGTGTTGCCGGCGTCTTATCAGCGGATGCGCATCGATGGCGTGGTGTATCGGCCTTTGCTCGATCCGGAAGCGGTGTCGGCGGTGTGGCTGGTGCAACGCAAGGATCAGAAATCGCCGATGGCGAAGGCGTTTGTGGAGTTGTTGACGCGTAAGGTTGAGCCGTTAATGCCATGA
- a CDS encoding excinuclease, with the protein MHFKKLATAATLLICALPGISQARDTAVYLPFDKAVAEATRTGKIDGSVKFYLAGNTPAGNVTVLSAGSVTNKKTNAFNKSDQVACEWVVQSAIISLHQAAKNAGANAVTNIVSFYKSNERKDAKTYECHAGAIMAGVALKGDLAKVQ; encoded by the coding sequence ATGCACTTCAAGAAACTCGCTACCGCCGCCACCCTGCTGATCTGCGCGTTGCCGGGCATCAGCCAGGCCCGTGATACCGCGGTGTATCTGCCTTTTGACAAAGCAGTCGCCGAAGCTACCCGCACCGGCAAAATCGATGGCAGCGTAAAGTTCTACCTGGCGGGCAACACACCGGCAGGCAACGTCACCGTTCTCAGCGCGGGTTCCGTGACTAACAAGAAAACCAACGCCTTCAACAAGTCGGACCAAGTGGCCTGCGAGTGGGTCGTGCAATCGGCAATCATCAGCCTGCACCAAGCGGCGAAAAACGCCGGCGCTAACGCCGTGACCAACATCGTCAGCTTTTACAAGAGCAACGAGCGCAAGGATGCCAAAACCTATGAATGCCACGCTGGGGCGATCATGGCGGGCGTTGCGTTGAAAGGGGATTTGGCGAAGGTTCAGTAA
- a CDS encoding hotdog family protein has product MIAWPIAELLPHAGDMILIEQILSFDDEQIHTRLTVKPGGLFNRPDGSLPAWVGIELMAQSVAAYAGCHARQKGNAVELGFLLGTRKFECNVEHFPVGTELTIHGIRSLEDDNGMGVFECHLTAPGIHATGRLNVYRPPQAAQYLHEPQGVE; this is encoded by the coding sequence ATGATTGCCTGGCCGATCGCCGAACTGTTGCCGCACGCCGGCGACATGATCCTCATCGAGCAGATCCTGTCGTTCGACGACGAGCAGATTCACACCCGACTCACCGTCAAACCCGGTGGCCTGTTCAATCGCCCCGACGGCAGCCTGCCGGCCTGGGTCGGCATCGAGCTGATGGCCCAGAGCGTCGCCGCGTATGCCGGCTGCCATGCGCGCCAGAAAGGCAATGCGGTGGAATTGGGCTTCCTGCTCGGCACCCGTAAATTCGAATGCAACGTGGAACACTTCCCCGTCGGCACCGAGTTGACCATCCATGGGATACGTTCGCTCGAAGACGACAACGGCATGGGTGTGTTCGAATGCCACCTCACTGCCCCTGGCATCCACGCCACCGGCCGGCTGAACGTGTATCGCCCGCCTCAGGCCGCGCAATATCTTCATGAACCCCAAGGAGTCGAGTGA
- a CDS encoding beta-ketoacyl-[acyl-carrier-protein] synthase family protein — MTAYLNALGVICALGRDKQEVARNLFAGDCSGMRSETGWVVERSLPVAAVRGELAPIPPELAQQSSRNNQLLLEAALQIRQDIEQAIQTYGRDRIGVILGTSTSGIHEASQGLAHYIREHQFPADYDYQQQELGAPATFLADWLQLSGPAYVISTACTSSARALMSAQRLLDLGLCDAVLCGGVDSLCKLTLNGFSALEAVSEQRCNPFSANRNGINIGEAAVLFLMSKNAGNSQPVALLGSGASSDAHHISAPEPTGRGAQQAMHKALSRAGLQPQQISYLNLHGTATQHNDAMESLAVTTLFPQGVPCSSTKPMTGHTLGAAGALEAAFCWLSLSADNREHALPPHVWDGQPDPELPALHWVTPTDHLASIAPRYLMSNSFAFGGNNVSLIIGDAP, encoded by the coding sequence ATGACGGCTTATCTGAATGCACTCGGAGTGATCTGCGCCCTGGGCCGCGACAAGCAGGAAGTCGCCCGCAACCTGTTTGCCGGCGATTGCTCGGGCATGCGCAGCGAGACCGGCTGGGTCGTTGAACGCTCGTTGCCAGTCGCGGCGGTGCGCGGTGAATTGGCGCCGATTCCGCCTGAGCTGGCGCAGCAAAGCAGTCGCAACAATCAATTGCTGCTGGAGGCCGCGCTGCAAATTCGCCAAGACATCGAGCAGGCCATCCAGACCTACGGCCGCGACCGTATCGGCGTCATTCTCGGCACCAGCACCTCGGGCATTCACGAGGCCAGCCAAGGCTTGGCCCATTACATCCGTGAGCATCAGTTCCCCGCCGATTATGACTATCAGCAACAGGAACTCGGCGCGCCAGCGACGTTTCTCGCCGACTGGCTGCAATTGAGCGGCCCGGCCTATGTAATTTCTACCGCCTGCACCTCCAGCGCCCGCGCGCTGATGAGTGCTCAACGACTACTCGATCTGGGCCTGTGCGACGCCGTGTTGTGCGGTGGTGTCGACAGTTTGTGCAAGCTGACCCTCAACGGTTTCTCGGCCCTGGAAGCGGTGTCCGAACAGCGCTGCAATCCGTTCTCGGCGAACCGCAATGGCATCAACATCGGCGAAGCCGCGGTGCTGTTTCTGATGAGCAAAAACGCCGGTAACAGCCAACCGGTTGCCCTGCTCGGCAGTGGCGCCAGCTCCGATGCGCATCATATTTCCGCGCCGGAACCAACCGGCCGTGGCGCCCAGCAGGCGATGCACAAAGCCTTGAGCCGCGCAGGCCTGCAACCGCAGCAGATCAGTTACCTGAACCTGCACGGTACCGCCACCCAACACAACGACGCCATGGAAAGCCTGGCCGTGACCACACTATTCCCGCAAGGCGTGCCCTGCTCATCGACCAAACCGATGACCGGCCACACCCTCGGCGCTGCCGGTGCCCTGGAGGCGGCGTTCTGCTGGTTGAGCCTGAGCGCGGACAACCGCGAGCACGCCCTGCCGCCCCACGTCTGGGACGGTCAGCCCGACCCTGAATTGCCGGCCCTGCATTGGGTGACCCCGACCGACCACCTGGCGTCCATTGCACCTCGCTACCTGATGAGCAATTCCTTTGCCTTCGGTGGCAATAACGTCAGCCTGATTATCGGAGACGCCCCATGA